From a region of the Tenggerimyces flavus genome:
- a CDS encoding cytochrome P450: MTTLPPSPSSPRFVQALATLTQPHRGMRRMRERYGDAFTIHLPPFGDAPVISDPGEIRQLFQASTDVAETLEPNLGRVLGPGSLFALKGDEHRSQRKLLIPPFHGRRLAAFEQLVEDETVRELATWPEGRPFPVLPSTARITLNAILRAVFGAEGAELEELRELLPRMVTLGSRLLFLPIPQGGGRWSPWGRYRAARQKYDAIVDRLVDKAERDERLDERNDVLAMMLQSRYEDGTAMSRRDLADQLLTLLAAGHETTATTLAWLVERLRRHPNVLHDLVVEVDAGGKELREASIIEVQRVRPVIDIVGRHIKSDIQLGRWTVPKGRNVLVSIDLIHDDPAVFPNPRAFDPSRFLGTKPDLHHWIPFGGGIRRCLGAAFASMELNVVLRTTLRDFTLVPTSDPDERWRSRGVANAPAKGGIAVVHRRAIRVLPAAAGATTGARS, encoded by the coding sequence ATGACGACGCTTCCACCCAGTCCGTCCTCGCCGCGCTTCGTGCAGGCGCTCGCGACGCTGACCCAGCCGCATCGCGGCATGCGGAGGATGCGAGAGCGGTACGGCGACGCGTTCACGATCCACCTCCCGCCGTTCGGCGACGCCCCGGTGATCAGCGATCCGGGGGAGATCAGGCAGCTGTTCCAGGCCAGCACCGACGTCGCGGAGACGCTCGAGCCGAACCTCGGCCGCGTGCTCGGCCCGGGGTCGCTGTTCGCGCTGAAGGGCGACGAGCACCGCTCCCAGCGCAAGCTGCTGATCCCGCCGTTCCACGGACGCCGGCTGGCCGCGTTCGAGCAGCTCGTCGAGGACGAGACCGTCCGTGAGCTGGCCACGTGGCCGGAGGGTCGCCCGTTCCCGGTCCTGCCGTCGACCGCGCGGATCACGCTGAACGCAATCCTGCGCGCCGTCTTCGGCGCCGAGGGCGCCGAGCTGGAGGAGCTTCGGGAGCTGCTGCCCCGGATGGTGACGCTCGGCTCGCGGCTGCTCTTCCTCCCGATCCCGCAGGGCGGCGGGCGGTGGAGTCCGTGGGGCCGGTACCGCGCCGCGCGGCAGAAGTACGACGCGATCGTCGACCGGCTCGTCGACAAGGCCGAACGCGACGAGCGCCTCGACGAGCGGAACGACGTGCTCGCGATGATGCTGCAGAGCCGGTACGAGGACGGAACGGCCATGTCCCGACGGGATCTCGCCGACCAGCTGCTCACGCTGCTGGCCGCCGGACACGAGACGACCGCGACCACCCTCGCCTGGCTGGTGGAGCGGCTCCGCAGGCACCCGAACGTTCTGCACGACCTGGTCGTCGAGGTGGACGCCGGCGGCAAGGAGCTGCGCGAGGCGTCGATCATCGAGGTGCAGCGGGTCCGGCCGGTCATCGACATCGTCGGCCGGCATATCAAGTCCGATATACAGCTTGGCCGCTGGACGGTGCCTAAGGGACGCAACGTGCTGGTCAGCATCGACCTGATCCACGACGACCCGGCGGTGTTCCCGAACCCGCGCGCGTTCGACCCGTCCCGGTTCCTCGGGACGAAGCCGGACCTGCACCATTGGATCCCGTTCGGCGGAGGCATCCGGCGCTGCCTCGGCGCCGCGTTCGCGTCGATGGAGCTGAACGTGGTGCTGCGGACGACGCTGCGCGATTTCACGCTCGTACCGACGAGCGACCCGGACGAACGCTGGCGCTCCCGCGGCGTCGCCAACGCTCCGGCGAAGGGCGGCATCGCGGTCGTGCACCGCCGAGCGATCCGCGTCCTGCCTGCCGCGGCCGGGGCGACGACGGGAGCACGGTCGTGA
- a CDS encoding alpha/beta fold hydrolase: MSEKEVEVGRGITLAYDELGDAGGEPLLLVAGLGQQLYSWPEPFCVSLADRGYRVIRFDNRDAGRSTHLRFRPPSFGAMMMRRWPNGQYDLSDMAADTVGLLDQLGVADAHLTGISMGGMIAQTVAARYPRRVRTLTSIMSTTGARRIGRPALSTWRLMRGRARSREEAEARAVRLFRHIGSHGFPFNEAYVREATGRAWDRDPSSAGVGRQLGAIFRSGDRTAMLGEVTAPTLVIHGDRDRMVNPTGGAATARAIAGARLETIRGMGHDLPQAAWPKLLELIDDHARRKSDATT, translated from the coding sequence GTGAGCGAGAAGGAGGTCGAGGTCGGGCGCGGCATCACGTTGGCGTACGACGAGCTCGGCGACGCCGGCGGCGAGCCGCTGCTGCTGGTCGCTGGGCTGGGGCAGCAGCTGTACAGCTGGCCCGAGCCGTTCTGCGTCTCGCTCGCCGACCGCGGCTACCGGGTGATCCGGTTCGACAACCGCGACGCCGGCCGGTCGACGCACCTGCGGTTCCGGCCGCCGAGCTTCGGCGCGATGATGATGCGGCGTTGGCCGAACGGGCAGTACGACCTCAGTGACATGGCGGCCGATACCGTCGGGCTGCTCGACCAGCTCGGCGTGGCCGACGCGCATCTCACCGGCATCTCGATGGGCGGCATGATCGCGCAGACCGTTGCCGCGCGGTATCCGCGGCGCGTGCGGACATTGACGTCGATCATGTCGACGACGGGTGCGCGCCGGATCGGGCGGCCGGCGCTGTCGACGTGGCGGCTGATGCGCGGCCGGGCGCGTTCGCGGGAGGAGGCCGAGGCACGAGCCGTACGCCTGTTTCGGCATATCGGATCGCACGGCTTCCCGTTCAACGAGGCGTACGTTCGGGAGGCGACCGGCCGCGCGTGGGACCGCGACCCGTCGTCGGCCGGAGTGGGCCGCCAGCTGGGCGCGATCTTCCGTTCCGGCGACCGGACCGCGATGCTCGGTGAGGTGACCGCGCCGACGTTGGTGATCCACGGCGACCGCGACCGGATGGTCAACCCGACCGGCGGTGCGGCCACGGCTCGCGCGATCGCCGGCGCGCGGCTGGAGACGATCCGCGGCATGGGCCACGACCTTCCGCAGGCCGCGTGGCCGAAGCTGCTCGAGCTCATCGACGACCATGCCAGGAGGAAGAGCGATGCCACCACCTAG
- a CDS encoding SDR family NAD(P)-dependent oxidoreductase, translating to MITGAASGIGRALARRLSRFGAPVAIADVDEAGLKETAASLGGMVLTRVLDVRDADDVHRFAGEVRGWLPAPLAAVFNNAGVAVTSTLLEADPDDDEWLWNINFHGVVNGTRAFLPLLVEQNEGAIVNTSSVYGLVGVPYQTAYCAAKFAVRGFTDSLRQELRRTGVRAVAIHPGGITTNIARNARVRKDPTGLGRTKDQLAAEFEAVTMTSPDKAAEIIHRGMERGKARILVGPDAYLIDALARLTPTHSYQAIMAVQKRLWAMRRSGR from the coding sequence ATGATCACCGGCGCGGCGTCGGGCATCGGTCGGGCGCTGGCGCGGCGGCTGTCCCGGTTCGGTGCGCCGGTCGCCATCGCGGACGTCGACGAGGCGGGGCTGAAGGAGACCGCCGCGTCGTTGGGCGGCATGGTGTTGACCCGGGTGCTGGACGTCCGTGACGCGGACGACGTTCATCGCTTCGCCGGCGAGGTCCGGGGCTGGCTGCCGGCACCGCTCGCTGCCGTCTTCAACAACGCGGGCGTCGCCGTCACGTCGACCCTGCTCGAGGCCGATCCGGACGACGACGAGTGGCTGTGGAACATCAACTTCCACGGCGTCGTGAACGGGACCCGCGCGTTCCTCCCGTTGCTCGTCGAGCAGAACGAGGGCGCGATCGTCAACACGTCGAGCGTCTACGGCCTGGTCGGCGTGCCGTACCAGACCGCTTACTGCGCTGCGAAGTTCGCGGTCCGCGGCTTCACCGATTCGCTGCGACAAGAGCTGCGGCGTACCGGCGTCCGTGCCGTCGCGATCCATCCCGGCGGCATCACCACGAACATCGCCCGCAACGCGCGCGTCCGCAAGGACCCGACCGGGCTGGGCCGGACGAAGGACCAGCTGGCGGCGGAGTTCGAGGCTGTGACAATGACCTCGCCGGACAAGGCCGCCGAGATCATCCACCGCGGCATGGAACGCGGCAAGGCGCGCATCCTGGTCGGGCCGGACGCGTACCTGATCGACGCGCTCGCCCGCCTCACCCCGACGCACTCCTACCAGGCGATCATGGCCGTGCAGAAGCGGCTGTGGGCCATGAGGAGATCGGGCCGGTGA
- a CDS encoding flavin-containing monooxygenase: MTHFDVVIVGAGLSGVGAAHQLQAAFPRRTYAILEARDVIGGTWDLFRYPGVRSDSDMNTLGYRFRPWTDAKSIADGPSILQYVRDTAHEAGVDRHIWFGHRVVRASWSTASARWTIEAEHDGAPVVITASLLYLCSGYYHYDRGHQPPFPGIDRFGGTVVHPQHWPEDLDYTDKRVVVIGSGATAVTLVPAMADRATHVTMLQRSPSYVSTLPREDALAIKLRRWLGARRAYFFVRWKNVLISTFFYQLARRRPERVKALLREAAVKQLPAGFDVDTHFKPRYNPWDQRLCFVPDGDLFRAVRRGRASVVTDVIDEFTPSGLRLASGAELDADIVVTATGLRLLPFGGIELVVDGRAVELPKTMAYKGMMLSDVPNFVFTIGYTNASWTLKADLVTEYTIRLLRQLDARGFDQFVPSLDDPTVTERPLLDFQAGYVLRSIDAFPRSGSRAPWRLGMSYAQDLLALRHGRIEDGAMRFSRRPAVSSAVPSP, translated from the coding sequence GTGACCCACTTCGACGTGGTGATCGTCGGCGCTGGGCTGTCCGGCGTCGGAGCGGCGCACCAGCTGCAGGCGGCGTTCCCGCGGCGTACGTACGCGATCCTCGAGGCGCGCGACGTCATCGGTGGCACCTGGGACCTGTTCCGCTACCCGGGCGTGCGGTCCGACTCCGACATGAACACGCTCGGGTACCGCTTCCGCCCGTGGACCGACGCCAAGTCGATCGCCGACGGCCCGTCGATCCTGCAGTACGTCCGCGACACCGCGCACGAGGCCGGCGTCGACCGGCACATCTGGTTTGGCCACCGGGTCGTCCGCGCGTCCTGGTCGACGGCCTCCGCGCGGTGGACGATCGAGGCCGAGCACGACGGCGCACCGGTGGTCATCACGGCCTCGCTGTTGTACCTGTGCAGCGGCTACTACCACTACGACCGCGGCCACCAGCCGCCGTTCCCCGGCATCGATCGCTTCGGCGGCACGGTCGTGCATCCGCAGCACTGGCCGGAGGACCTGGACTACACCGACAAGCGGGTCGTGGTGATCGGCAGCGGCGCGACGGCGGTCACGCTGGTGCCGGCGATGGCGGACCGCGCCACGCACGTGACGATGCTGCAGCGGTCGCCGTCGTACGTCTCGACGCTGCCGCGGGAGGACGCGCTCGCGATCAAGCTGCGCCGCTGGCTCGGCGCGCGGCGTGCGTACTTCTTCGTCCGCTGGAAGAACGTGTTGATCAGCACGTTCTTCTACCAGCTGGCCCGGCGGCGGCCGGAGCGTGTGAAGGCGCTGCTCCGCGAGGCCGCGGTGAAGCAGCTGCCAGCGGGCTTCGATGTCGACACGCACTTCAAGCCGCGCTACAACCCGTGGGACCAGCGGCTGTGCTTCGTACCGGACGGCGACCTGTTCCGCGCCGTTCGCCGTGGTCGTGCCTCGGTGGTCACCGACGTGATCGACGAGTTCACGCCGTCGGGTCTTCGGCTGGCTTCGGGTGCGGAGCTGGACGCGGACATCGTGGTGACGGCGACCGGGCTGCGGTTGTTGCCGTTCGGTGGCATCGAGCTGGTGGTCGACGGTCGGGCCGTGGAGCTGCCGAAGACGATGGCGTACAAGGGCATGATGCTCAGCGACGTGCCGAACTTCGTGTTCACGATCGGCTACACGAACGCGTCGTGGACGTTGAAGGCCGACCTGGTGACGGAGTACACGATCAGGTTGCTGCGGCAGTTGGACGCGCGTGGGTTCGACCAGTTCGTGCCGAGCCTCGACGACCCGACCGTGACCGAGCGGCCGTTGCTGGACTTCCAGGCGGGGTACGTGCTGCGGTCGATCGACGCGTTCCCGCGGTCGGGGTCGCGGGCTCCGTGGCGGTTGGGGATGAGCTACGCGCAGGACCTGCTCGCCCTGCGCCACGGGCGCATCGAGGACGGCGCGATGCGCTTCTCTCGCCGACCCGCGGTCAGCTCGGCGGTGCCCTCCCCGTAG
- a CDS encoding prepilin peptidase — MTVGMVLLVGCVLAGGMAGALIPSWIARLPEPDLPDGETKVPYTQLAAWPHLHLVAILCTAFGATFLVWRLGLDPALPAVLYTVVVGVLVSYVDIRVKLIPNAIVLPSYPVVAVLLLVAALASGRWDRLLWAALGGAALWGFFALLELIYPAGLGFGDVKLAGLLGLTLGWYALAHLVVATFGAFVLGGLTSLVLMAAKRAGRKTAIPFGPFLVGGWFVALLAAGELARWYLSYR, encoded by the coding sequence GTGACGGTCGGGATGGTCCTTCTCGTCGGCTGCGTGCTCGCCGGCGGGATGGCTGGTGCCCTGATCCCGAGCTGGATCGCGCGGCTGCCCGAGCCCGACCTGCCCGACGGCGAGACCAAGGTCCCGTACACCCAGCTCGCCGCCTGGCCCCACCTGCACCTTGTCGCGATCCTGTGCACAGCGTTCGGCGCCACGTTCCTGGTCTGGCGACTTGGCCTCGACCCCGCCCTGCCGGCCGTCCTCTACACGGTGGTCGTCGGCGTGCTGGTCTCGTACGTCGACATCCGGGTCAAGCTGATCCCGAACGCCATCGTCCTCCCGTCGTACCCCGTCGTCGCCGTCCTCCTGCTGGTTGCCGCGCTCGCCTCCGGCCGCTGGGACCGCCTGCTCTGGGCCGCGCTCGGCGGCGCCGCGCTGTGGGGGTTCTTCGCGCTGCTCGAGCTGATCTACCCGGCCGGCCTCGGCTTCGGCGACGTGAAGCTCGCCGGCCTGCTCGGGCTCACGCTCGGCTGGTACGCGCTCGCCCACCTCGTCGTCGCCACGTTCGGCGCGTTCGTCCTCGGCGGCCTCACCAGCCTGGTGCTGATGGCGGCCAAGCGCGCCGGGCGCAAGACCGCGATCCCGTTCGGCCCGTTCCTCGTCGGCGGCTGGTTCGTCGCGCTGCTCGCCGCGGGCGAGCTCGCCCGCTGGTACCTCAGCTACCGCTGA
- the aroC gene encoding chorismate synthase has product MLRWLTAGESHGSALVAILEGLPAGVQVTSTDVAHELARRRLGHGRGARMSFERDDLEFVGGLRHGVTMGSPVALRIGNTEWPKWEQVMAPDPVDEAELEALARNAPLTRPRPGHADLAGMQKYGFEEARPILERASARETAARVALAAVARRFLDQVLGAKVLSHVVELGTVRAPYGTLPGPDDLERVDADPVRAADPATSEAMVREIDTAKKEGDTLGGVVEVVVYGLPPGLGSHVHWDRRLDARLAGALMGIQAIKGVEVGDGFELARTRGSAAQDEMELTPDGIRRTSGRSGGTEGGMSTGEVLRVRAAMKPISTVPRALRTVDVATGEEARAHHQRSDVCAVPAAGVVAEAMVALVLADAVLEKFGGDSVAETRRNVEGYLANLSVR; this is encoded by the coding sequence ATGCTCCGCTGGCTTACCGCGGGCGAGTCGCACGGCTCGGCCCTCGTCGCGATCCTCGAAGGACTTCCCGCCGGCGTCCAGGTCACCTCGACCGACGTCGCCCACGAACTCGCCCGCCGCCGGCTCGGCCACGGCCGCGGCGCGCGGATGTCGTTCGAACGCGACGACCTCGAGTTCGTCGGCGGCCTGCGGCACGGCGTGACGATGGGCAGCCCGGTCGCGCTGCGCATCGGCAACACCGAGTGGCCGAAGTGGGAGCAGGTCATGGCGCCCGACCCGGTCGACGAAGCTGAGCTCGAGGCGCTCGCCCGCAACGCGCCGCTGACGCGGCCCCGACCGGGCCACGCCGACCTCGCCGGCATGCAGAAGTACGGCTTCGAGGAGGCGCGCCCGATCCTCGAACGCGCCAGCGCCCGCGAGACCGCTGCCCGCGTCGCGCTCGCCGCGGTCGCGCGGCGGTTCCTCGACCAGGTGCTCGGCGCGAAGGTGCTGAGCCACGTCGTGGAGCTGGGGACCGTACGCGCCCCGTACGGCACGCTGCCCGGCCCGGACGACCTCGAACGCGTCGACGCCGACCCGGTCCGTGCGGCCGACCCGGCGACGAGCGAGGCGATGGTCCGCGAGATCGACACGGCGAAGAAGGAGGGCGACACGCTCGGCGGTGTCGTCGAGGTCGTCGTGTACGGACTCCCGCCGGGCCTCGGCAGCCACGTGCACTGGGACCGCCGGCTCGACGCGCGGCTCGCCGGCGCGCTGATGGGAATCCAGGCGATCAAGGGCGTGGAGGTCGGCGACGGCTTCGAGCTGGCCCGGACGCGCGGGTCGGCGGCGCAGGACGAGATGGAGCTGACCCCGGACGGGATCCGGCGGACGTCCGGCCGCTCTGGCGGCACCGAGGGCGGCATGTCGACCGGCGAGGTGCTGCGGGTCCGGGCCGCGATGAAGCCGATCTCCACGGTGCCGCGCGCGCTGCGGACCGTCGACGTCGCGACTGGCGAGGAGGCCCGCGCGCACCACCAGCGGTCGGACGTCTGTGCGGTCCCTGCGGCCGGCGTGGTCGCCGAGGCGATGGTGGCGTTGGTGCTGGCCGACGCGGTGCTGGAGAAGTTCGGTGGCGACTCGGTGGCGGAGACGCGGCGCAACGTCGAGGGCTACCTCGCCAACCTGAGCGTCCGATGA
- a CDS encoding shikimate kinase, whose amino-acid sequence MSPRAVVVGPPGSGKTTIGSLLASRYEVEFRDTDADIEASAGASIADIFVTDGEPHFRSLERAAIAAALSSHSGVLSLGGGSVLDPATRALLAAERVVFLEVSLTDAAKRVGLDNSRPLLLGNVRGRLKQLMDARRPLYEEVATVVVDTSGRTPEDIVDEIVKALS is encoded by the coding sequence ATGAGCCCCCGCGCGGTGGTCGTCGGGCCGCCCGGGTCGGGGAAGACCACGATCGGCTCGTTGCTCGCTTCCCGTTACGAGGTTGAGTTTCGGGACACCGACGCGGATATCGAGGCCTCGGCGGGCGCGTCGATCGCGGACATCTTCGTGACCGACGGCGAGCCGCATTTCCGTTCGCTGGAACGTGCCGCGATCGCTGCTGCTCTGTCGTCGCACTCGGGGGTGCTGTCGCTGGGCGGCGGCTCGGTGCTCGACCCCGCGACGCGTGCGTTGCTTGCCGCGGAGCGGGTGGTGTTTCTCGAGGTGTCGTTGACGGACGCGGCGAAGCGGGTAGGGCTGGACAACTCGCGGCCGCTGCTGTTGGGCAACGTCCGCGGGCGGTTGAAGCAGCTGATGGACGCGCGGCGACCGCTGTACGAGGAGGTCGCCACGGTCGTGGTCGACACGAGCGGCCGGACGCCGGAGGACATCGTCGACGAGATCGTCAAGGCGCTCTCATGA
- the aroB gene encoding 3-dehydroquinate synthase, with amino-acid sequence MTSRIRVDAAAPYDVLVGRDLLGELPGLLGDSTRRVSIILPAVVKPLAMSIASVLADHGLEVHTLSVADAEDAKTAKVAALCWSQLGELGFTRSDAIIGVGGGATTDLAGFVAATWLRGVRLVQIPTTLLGMVDAAVGGKTGINIPEGKNLVGAFHEPAGVLCDLSTLATLPADEYVAGLGEVVKCGFIADPVILDLIESDLAAAVLPDGPLTAELVERSVRVKATVVSDDLTESSALRGGGPGREVLNYGHTLAHAIERVEQFRWRHGRAVAVGMVFVAELARLAGRLDDGTADRHRMVLSALGLPTTYDGDFDALLAGMRVDKKTRGDLLRFIVLDGLAKPALLEGPSDELLRAAYFRLNAD; translated from the coding sequence ATGACGTCGCGGATCCGCGTCGATGCCGCCGCGCCGTACGACGTGCTCGTCGGACGCGACCTCCTCGGCGAATTGCCCGGCCTGCTTGGGGATTCGACCCGTCGAGTGAGCATCATCTTGCCCGCCGTGGTGAAGCCGTTGGCGATGTCGATCGCGAGCGTGCTCGCTGACCACGGCCTCGAGGTGCACACGCTGTCGGTGGCGGATGCCGAGGATGCGAAGACGGCGAAGGTCGCGGCGCTCTGCTGGTCGCAGCTCGGTGAGCTGGGCTTCACCCGTTCCGACGCGATCATCGGCGTCGGCGGGGGAGCGACGACCGACCTCGCGGGCTTCGTCGCCGCGACCTGGCTGCGGGGCGTCCGCCTGGTCCAGATCCCGACGACCCTGCTCGGCATGGTCGACGCGGCGGTCGGCGGCAAGACCGGCATCAACATCCCCGAGGGCAAGAACCTCGTCGGCGCCTTCCACGAGCCGGCCGGCGTGCTCTGCGATCTCTCGACGCTCGCGACGCTGCCTGCCGACGAGTACGTCGCGGGGCTGGGCGAGGTCGTGAAGTGCGGGTTCATCGCCGACCCGGTGATCCTCGACCTGATCGAGTCCGACCTCGCCGCCGCGGTTCTGCCGGACGGGCCGCTGACGGCCGAGCTGGTCGAGCGTTCGGTCCGGGTGAAGGCGACGGTGGTGTCCGACGACCTCACCGAGTCCTCCGCGCTGCGTGGCGGGGGACCGGGGCGGGAGGTGCTGAACTACGGGCACACGCTCGCGCACGCCATCGAACGCGTCGAGCAGTTCCGCTGGCGGCACGGGCGCGCGGTCGCGGTGGGCATGGTATTCGTGGCCGAGCTGGCCCGGCTGGCCGGCCGCCTCGACGACGGTACGGCGGACCGGCACCGCATGGTGCTCTCCGCGCTGGGCTTGCCGACCACGTACGACGGCGACTTCGACGCCCTGCTCGCGGGGATGCGCGTGGACAAGAAGACCCGCGGCGACCTGCTCCGCTTCATCGTGCTGGACGGCCTCGCCAAGCCCGCCTTGCTGGAGGGGCCGTCGGACGAGCTATTGCGCGCCGCGTACTTCCGCCTGAATGCCGACTGA
- a CDS encoding ribosomal protein L7/L12: MTDVLIVLAVAAVVILVLIGVRASNRARAEVPTGPDPRREALMRQPLSPGLVARITELCTAGRKIQAVKELREVTGLGLKDAKDLVDAIEAGHRPAPLVQGEIIAERLHRPDLADRARKLMADGQEVQAIRLVCDETGMGIADAQKFVKAL; this comes from the coding sequence GTGACCGATGTCCTGATCGTCCTCGCCGTGGCGGCGGTCGTGATCCTGGTGCTCATCGGCGTCCGGGCCTCGAACCGCGCCCGTGCCGAGGTACCCACCGGCCCCGACCCGCGGCGCGAAGCCCTGATGCGGCAGCCGCTCAGTCCTGGCCTGGTGGCCCGGATCACCGAGCTGTGTACGGCGGGCCGGAAGATCCAGGCGGTCAAGGAGCTGCGCGAGGTCACCGGGCTGGGCCTGAAGGACGCGAAGGACCTGGTCGACGCGATCGAAGCCGGCCACCGCCCGGCGCCGCTCGTCCAGGGCGAGATCATCGCGGAACGGCTGCACCGGCCGGACCTCGCTGATCGGGCCCGCAAGCTGATGGCCGACGGTCAGGAAGTGCAGGCGATCCGGCTGGTCTGCGACGAGACCGGCATGGGCATCGCGGACGCGCAGAAGTTCGTCAAAGCGCTGTAG
- the aroQ gene encoding type II 3-dehydroquinate dehydratase, which yields MRVLVLNGPNLNRLGVREPDVYGHETFADLAAECAKVGAELGLEVDVRQTNDEAELIQWLHEAADLETPVALNPAAFTHYSYALRDACAMLTAPLIEVHLSNPAAREEFRHTSVVAGVATGTIAGFGFDSYRLALRAIAGLTAPR from the coding sequence GTGCGAGTCCTCGTTCTGAACGGTCCCAATCTCAACCGGCTCGGTGTCCGCGAGCCGGACGTCTACGGGCACGAGACGTTCGCCGACCTGGCCGCCGAGTGCGCCAAGGTCGGTGCCGAGCTCGGGCTGGAGGTCGACGTTCGCCAGACGAACGACGAGGCCGAGCTGATCCAGTGGCTACACGAGGCAGCTGACCTGGAGACTCCGGTCGCGCTCAACCCGGCGGCGTTCACGCACTACTCCTACGCCCTGCGCGACGCCTGCGCGATGCTGACCGCGCCGCTGATCGAGGTGCACCTGTCCAACCCCGCCGCGCGCGAGGAGTTCCGGCACACCAGCGTCGTCGCCGGAGTGGCGACGGGAACGATCGCCGGCTTCGGCTTCGACTCCTACCGCCTGGCGCTGCGCGCGATCGCGGGACTTACGGCGCCTCGATAG
- a CDS encoding M24 family metallopeptidase has product MPTATQAAHAARRDALRATFAARDVPAALITRLLNVRYLTGFTGSNGLLLVRADGADVLVTDGRYRDQAAAQTEGVEIVIERPLLGPVDGWLTAGNIGRLGVETHVLTLDERAALPAEVETVSLDRAVEKLRYTKDETELDLIRTACAMSARALEGLFETRLGGRTEREIARDLESRMYAEGAEALAFDTIVASGPNSAIPHHSPTDRVVERGDFLKIDFGARHTGYHADCTRTVVVGAAPAAWQQELHDLVRTAQQAGREALKPGAELSAVDAAARDLITAAGHGGEFTHGLGHGVGLEIHEDPFFAANATGTLADRTPVTVEPGIYLPGRGGVRIEDTLVVRDGEPELLTPTTKDLVVLD; this is encoded by the coding sequence GTGCCGACCGCTACCCAAGCCGCCCACGCCGCCCGCCGCGACGCGCTCCGCGCGACGTTCGCCGCCCGCGACGTTCCGGCTGCCCTCATCACCCGGCTGCTGAACGTCCGGTACCTCACCGGCTTCACCGGTTCGAACGGGCTGCTGCTCGTCCGTGCCGACGGTGCCGACGTGCTCGTCACCGACGGCCGCTACCGCGACCAGGCGGCCGCCCAGACCGAGGGCGTCGAGATCGTCATCGAGCGCCCGCTGCTCGGCCCGGTCGACGGGTGGCTGACCGCGGGCAACATCGGCCGGCTCGGCGTCGAGACCCACGTCCTGACCCTCGACGAACGAGCGGCGCTGCCGGCCGAAGTCGAGACGGTCTCGCTCGACCGCGCCGTGGAGAAGCTCCGCTACACCAAGGACGAGACCGAGCTCGACCTGATCCGTACGGCCTGCGCGATGTCGGCCCGCGCGCTGGAGGGGCTGTTCGAGACCAGGCTGGGCGGCCGTACCGAACGAGAGATCGCCCGCGACCTGGAGAGCCGGATGTACGCCGAGGGGGCCGAGGCGCTCGCGTTCGACACGATCGTGGCGAGCGGGCCCAACTCGGCGATCCCGCACCACTCGCCGACCGACCGGGTGGTCGAGCGCGGCGACTTCCTCAAGATCGACTTCGGCGCCCGGCACACCGGCTACCACGCCGACTGCACCCGGACCGTGGTCGTCGGCGCGGCGCCTGCGGCCTGGCAGCAGGAGTTGCACGACCTCGTTCGTACCGCCCAGCAGGCCGGCCGGGAGGCGCTGAAGCCCGGCGCCGAGCTGTCGGCCGTCGACGCCGCGGCCCGCGACCTGATCACGGCGGCCGGTCACGGCGGCGAGTTCACGCACGGTCTCGGGCACGGGGTGGGCCTGGAGATCCACGAGGACCCGTTCTTCGCCGCGAACGCAACGGGTACGCTTGCTGATCGCACTCCTGTCACCGTCGAGCCGGGTATCTACCTCCCGGGGCGCGGCGGGGTCCGCATCGAGGACACGCTCGTGGTCCGCGATGGCGAGCCGGAGCTGCTCACACCGACGACGAAGGATCTCGTCGTCCTGGACTAG
- the efp gene encoding elongation factor P → MATTNDLKNGMVLNLDGQLWSVTWFQHHKPGKGGAVVRTKLKNVLSGKVVDKTFNADVKVEVANVDKREMTYLYNDGQSYVFMDGSTFEQLPVPPETVGEASHFMLENQTATVAVHEGNPLYIELPASVELTVEYTEPGLQGDRSTGGTKPARLETGYEIQVPLFLTTGEKVKVDTRSGDYLGRV, encoded by the coding sequence GTGGCGACGACGAACGACCTGAAGAACGGCATGGTGCTGAACCTCGACGGCCAGTTGTGGAGCGTCACGTGGTTCCAGCACCACAAGCCCGGCAAGGGCGGCGCCGTCGTGCGGACGAAGCTGAAGAACGTGCTGTCGGGCAAGGTGGTCGACAAGACGTTCAACGCCGACGTGAAGGTCGAGGTGGCCAACGTCGACAAGCGCGAGATGACCTACCTCTACAACGACGGCCAGTCCTACGTGTTCATGGACGGCTCGACGTTCGAGCAGCTGCCCGTGCCGCCGGAGACCGTCGGCGAGGCGTCGCACTTCATGCTCGAGAACCAGACCGCCACGGTCGCGGTGCACGAGGGCAACCCGCTCTACATCGAGCTGCCGGCCTCGGTCGAGCTCACTGTCGAGTACACCGAGCCCGGCCTGCAGGGCGACCGTTCGACCGGTGGCACCAAGCCGGCGCGGCTGGAGACCGGCTACGAGATCCAGGTCCCGCTGTTCCTCACCACCGGCGAGAAGGTCAAGGTCGACACCCGCTCCGGCGACTACCTCGGCCGGGTCTGA